TCGTCATTTTCTTGCAGATAATTTTTACGATTTTAAATTGTTTCGCatgattatataattttacataattctcaatccTACTATCTTGCATAAGTACATAATTCCGAATAATCAATCATTCCCCTCATTAACTCGATTATCACGTTTTACATGAAACCAACAGATAGGGTTCTAATACATATCTATGAACAAAAGTGTATATTCATGCCATAAAATATGCATATTATGCAATTTATAGATTAACACTGGGCTTGTTCTGTGTAACCATGTTTCTGTCGATGTGGATTTCAAATACCGCTGCCACGACCATGATGTTACCCATTATTGAAACTGTTCTATTAGAACTTGAAGCAGTAAGCAATTAAATATACTTAATGCATTGTCAGCAAGCATCTTCTATATTGAACTTTATCCTTTTTTCTTTGGATTTTCAGCAAGGTTTGGGTAAAATGTTTATTCAAGAAGAAAATAGCTGTGGTTGTGAAGAGGGTGTGGAACCGTACGTAGTCGCAAACTCATCAATTGATAAGTTTCCTTAATAGAATCAATAAGACTAAATCAAATGATCGTATCAACTGCACTTTATCGAATATTTGTTGCTGTTACATATTCTGACTTGGGTGGAGAATAATGTGCTGCAGTGATAGCTGTATACTATTGTTACTCATTGATTGTTGACAATTGTTTGCTTAAATAGTAGTTAATAATAAAGATGAATGCAAAGACATTtctgataaaaataattatatttcttctgaggaagaaaaaattaaatttcattaataatgaAAATGTTAATGCATTTaaacaagaaaaaagaagaaagatagggAGGAAAAGAATAAATGACAGAGAAACAACAAACTTTTTCGCTATTGATATTCAACGCTTATTACTGTAACTTTCCTCTGTATTAATTGTAGGACGAAGAAACCGACTCATATCACGATGGTTTACTATCTTGTAACGTCATACGCTTCCAGTCTCGGAGGCATTGGCACGTTGGTTGGAACGGGCACCAACTTGACGTTGAAAGGATTCTTCGAAAAGTAAGCGCTCTCGATGAACGACCCACTTTCAAATCATCCACCGAATTGTCTATTCATCTATCAACCGATTAACTGTgatgagaaagaaagagaaacaatCGTTCGTTTATGTTGCAGACGATTCCCAAACAGTTCAGGTATTAGTCTAACATCTTGGATGCTTTATTCTGTCCCACCGATGCTTCTGATGGGCTTCCTCACGTGGCTTTGGCTTCAAGTTATGTACATGGGAATGTTCAGACCAAATAGTAAAGATGCACAAGCTATTGATATCGGTTCGCAAGGAGAGAAGGTTGCAGCGACCGTGATCGAGAAAAAATACAAAGAACTCGGCCCAATTACGTGGCACGAATCCGCTGTTGGTACCCTTTTCCTTGCAGTTGTATTCCTGTGGTTCTTCAGAAACCCCGGATTCGTACGGGGTTGGCCAAGTTACCTTACTGATTTGTaggtatctttttttttattcattgataattattattactgcGTCTCCTCATATTCCCCTTCCTCGAATAAAAGCTTGCCTTAACAAAATGTACTCAGCAAACGTAGTTCTTTGCAGAAACGTAAAAGACTCAACAACAGCTGCTTGCGTTACCATTCTCTTCTTCATATTACCATCCAAACTTGATTTCCTTCGATCGTTTGATCCGGATCCGGTTAATCGTCCGACCAAACCATCGCCAAGCATGATTAGTTGGAAAATGATAAATCAGAAAATGCATTGGAGTTTGATCTTAGTTTTGGGTGGTGGATTCGCTATCTCAGCTGGAAGCACCAGTTCCAAGCTTTCCTCCATTCTAGGAAATGCTCTTATAGCTTTACAATCGATACATCCATTTGCAATATTGGTTATTGTATGTATGTTTGTGGAAATAGTGACAGAACTGACTTCTAATGTTGCCGTTGCAAACATTATTTTGCCTGTTTTGGCAGAAATGGTAAGGAATCCTAAATGATGTCTAAACAATATCTTCTTTTTTCACTTGCCAatttattttcacatttttGTTTAATATGCATTTACTGTTTACTACGTATTTATATACTGTTTCTTTCAGTGTGTATCTTTACGAATACATCCACTATACTTGATGATGCCAGCCTCTCTATGTTGCTCTTTCTCGTTTCACTTACCAGTAGGTACACCGCCAAATGCAATTGCTACTGCAGCTGGTCATATAAAAACTAGAGATATCGCGCTGGCTGGGATAGGACCTAGTGTTATAACACTTCTCGTTACAACATTTGCATTTTCCACTTGGGGCACATACATCTTTAATCTGACCGAGTTCCCTGACTGGGCAACTTAATACAGTATTTGAGCACTTTATTGTGGTGTTTACTTCATGTTTACTCGCTTGTACAAATTTTAAACACGAGTAATCGGTAGTCACGAACTAACGTTATAAATAACATTTCACAAAAATATCAAATGTACTAAAGCGACGAAAAACAATGCTCACATAACAGTCGATTGTCCGACTGAATGTGTCAACTGTTTAATTTTTGTAACCATAAAGGACGAGAATTACAATgagaaaataaatatgaaaatcaaatagataaataaactAACTTACCATCTACGGCTGTATCATAACCTATAGTAACCGATACTTCACTCCCACTCATGTTGTATTCACTTTCCTTCTTGTTATCAACACTTATCACTAAAATGAGACAAATTGCTTTAATACATGTACAAAATTTTGCAATTAAACAATATTGAGAAACTTAACCAACCAGAAGTAACATACAGCGTATATTTTCCTATACGAGAAGCAGAGTTTTCTTTACTCGTTTAGAGTAAACACATTTTTACGATAAATGACAAACACCCATATAATTGTACATCTACAACTGAACGGAGAAAAAAAATACCGGCAATTAAATATCGgtcaattaataataattcgtTCTCTTTTTGACAAATTCATTGAACTTGCATTAGCAATAGTTACTTTCATGAAAACCTACCATACGCCGTCAATGATATACTGTCTATGAATTGATGTATACACATATGCGTGGTTATACATACACATTTACCCGTAATTGCGGTAGTGCTTAAAATTCCCTGCGGGAATTATACTAGATGCATAGCGCGAAGTTAAAAAACCAAAGCTTCAAGCACTTGATAATCGAAGcaaagatattatttattagaaacattttgaaataaatgaaatatagttattatgtataaaataaacagtacaaaattaaatctttttacaggaatgaataaaattaaagtaATTTCACAAAATCGGCATTTAATTTCCGAAGTAGATTGcattaataaaaaagatttcTTATTGCTTAATATGATACAGGATCATTTAACCAAatcatgaaaataaaatttgactTAAATTAAGCAATGACAACATTTTTCCACTTAtttatcatatattttattaaatatcgcATTACAATGGCTGTTTAATTAAAGATATAAGAAAAATTTctgttataaaaataaatctttcttacctttaataaaatattatctaTGCAATTGTGAGAAAAGATATGTAGGACAAAAAACCTATTGTAGAATAAATTATACAATCAACAATCTCTATTTTAAAATAGGCATGATCAGTCGCTAGAATTGCAttatctatatagtataactgATAACTGTGTATATcgagtttttcttttttaataataattttgctGAGTAAGAAGTCATGTAAACTTCTCAAGACTTTAGTAGTTGTCAGGATTTTTTATGTTTCTTCTTCATTCTTCATATAATTGTTGCTTCATATAATTGCAAAATATGATAAACTGACAATGTttcataaaaggaaagaaaagctGAGCAACAATGGTGGTCATTGTAACCGGCAGCTTGGCGTATAATACCGACAAATTTCTGTACATTACAAGGTTCAATATTATTTTTTGACTGGGTTCAATATTATATTTCACTGATATGAGTGAACTATAACTTTCTAATAAAAACTTATATTTCTTCTTCAGTAGGCTTTTACCTACATTCCACTAAATCGAAacgtttattaattataattatagttaTACTAGGAAGttattttcaagtttcatatacATGTGAGTAGATATTTACCTCTAAATTAGATGCACAGATTTATTGTAAACTTAAGAGAAAGTCATAAATTGCGAGCAAGTCAAAAATGTCCAAGTTAAAAATTCATCATCTTTTATTTTGTTATCTATTTCGCCTTACTTCCAATTATTTAACCATTTCAATGATGATTACGTAATACCTATCAAATAAACAGATATTGTGcaaattatgaaaattgtaaattattataCTGGGatgatatatattttcaaaaaattataattttttatatgaatTCTTTTTCACCTATTTTCAATGATCTATGCGTCTTTGCAtaattattctttttaatttcttgCAATAATCACAGTTTTTGtattttgttaataaaatacatttactATGACGCCAGCGGTTCGATATGTTCTCACACAAATCATTTTGTCGAAGTAAGTTTGAATCTATCGAACCCAGTCCTTCACAAATATGCATTTTCTCAAACTTTGTCATTGCATCTACTAACATTcttgtattaataatttttaaattaaattgcggtatattttcattattaatttctttttcgcgTACGAAGTAACGCGCGGTTCCATCAGAGCAATTCAGAATTATGTATTTCTCTAGCATTTGAACGTcaacgttattttttatttgtgtAACTGTAtgtgtaaataataaatatcttgtaaatctTTTAACTTTCTCAGAAACACCCCAACCTTTTGGAACTTCCATTTTAGTATTATCGATAGCTAAAAGAAGGATTCATATAGCATTCAACTTGTAAATATACCTTCTAAAACTTAAATTTGAGTCGGTACAAAGAAAAGAAGCAAAAAAGCTTACCAACTTCACTAGCATATTCTATAGAAACATTCGAAGGATCAGTTAAGGCATTTGTGTTTGCAATAGAATctggaaataaaaaacaacgaTAATAGAATATAGCTCTGTTATgcatttttttttacttttatgtTGTGGTAACTGTAAATAACATATCCTATTTGATATGATTAAATCCTATAGTTACAATTTATGATATGTGAAAGAATATACAAGAGTttaagtaaaatataaaattacattttaacaTTGTTCTTGAAGTATAAATAATTTTGCTACATATGTATCAAATACATCTCTTAATCCCTCTCAACCCCAACCTCTATCTTACCTGTGCAAGCATTATCAActgtttttgaaaaattatttaatgcaTAATTATGTTCTATGAAATGTCCATCATTAGAATTTATAATTAGAATTAAGCTGTCCTTATCATGTGTGAATTCATCATTCTCATATTTTTCATCAACTGTAAAAACAAATGAGgacttaatattaataaatgttaGTTATCATAGCTCATTATCATGTTTCATAATTTAATGTATTATCTAAACGACTTATTATTAACAAATTgttgttattacctaacattTCTGAATCATCCTTGCTACTGATTTTCATTAAATCAGTATCGCTAATACTTACTACAATTTCATTACTaactgtaaaaaatatatacacataaaacattataaaatagtataagatattaatataaattactcCCACAATTATTTACCTTTGGGATATAGTTCTTTTTCAAGAGCGTTTATACTTGAACTCGAAGGTAATTTATGTTCTTTTTCTTCAATAATTGAAGATGCATTTAAATTACTGAAAATTGTTGGCACCGCGCCCTTTCGTAAATAAGGTCGGCGCATTATCTTTAATATCAATTacacaatataatattttaactgTCGCtcagtaattaaataaaaatatttctatatatgcATTCAACATTTCGTATTtattacaataacaatataaacTATACACAAAATAATACCAATTACCTCAGAAATGATGTTGCCACAATAATCTCTTTGAACGAActttttcattatatatttatctttAAAATGTTTTTCACATATCAATTGCCGTTGTTTTAGTTCTGTTACTCCAGGAATGGCCTTTTCCCATTTCTTTCTTAATTCCAGATTTTTGGGtgttttaaataacgaatactTTTTGCGACAGTTAGAGCCACTTTTGCAATCCGGCACAGCGCACACGAGAGGCATCTTTATCATAATTTTTTTCATAATCGCAAATCACAATCGTATGTATACATACTTTTCTCTCTATTTCTACTCGCCTCTCTTTTTTCTCCCTACTTCTTGCATGACTCTGATTATTGATAAGTGATGCGAATGCGCACGCTTGGTTCTTTTTTGCGCTTCTAGCATTTTTTGCGTTCGCAGCTGATTGAGCGAGGATCGAAGTAGAATGATTGGGGCAATAAGGCACGTGACTAAAGTAGAAAATTTGAGAATGACAGACCGACTAGATGTATGTAAAAGTTACACAAAAAAAATAAGCGTTCTATGATTTAACTCTCACAGGTGAATGTTAAACCAGTAACACCACTATGTGGCCAGTACGAGAATTTTAGTCTTAAAATGAGAACATCCTCTACCACACGAAACACGTACGaagctatatgtatatacatgtgtataagcagaaaggaaagaaaatgcTCACCATAGAGATACAATAAAGATAGTCATATGTTATCATGTATCTAAGTAGATGCGATGTGAGAATAGAAAGATACACAGAAACTACTCTTATacacctatatatatatatatatatatatatatatatatatatatatatatatattatcgtCCACTTAAATATTTGTATTGTATGAATCGTGTCATGTGTTATTAGTTA
This genomic stretch from Bombus affinis isolate iyBomAffi1 chromosome 16, iyBomAffi1.2, whole genome shotgun sequence harbors:
- the LOC126925595 gene encoding protein I'm not dead yet codes for the protein MASQTDDPYPEIIDSTNRRKTDGFARLLIQFFFIYWRSFVIVLWPLILIPIVMVETTEVIAMRCLYVVGLMAMFWMTEVLPLPITGLIPVVLYPLMGIMNTGDTCTCYMNDTTMMFIGSMVIAIVIENSGLHMRIALLIIKMIGCSHRRLTLGLFCVTMFLSMWISNTAATTMMLPIIETVLLELEAQGLGKMFIQEENSCGCEEGVEPTKKPTHITMVYYLVTSYASSLGGIGTLVGTGTNLTLKGFFEKRFPNSSGISLTSWMLYSVPPMLLMGFLTWLWLQVMYMGMFRPNSKDAQAIDIGSQGEKVAATVIEKKYKELGPITWHESAVGTLFLAVVFLWFFRNPGFVRGWPSYLTDLNVKDSTTAACVTILFFILPSKLDFLRSFDPDPVNRPTKPSPSMISWKMINQKMHWSLILVLGGGFAISAGSTSSKLSSILGNALIALQSIHPFAILVIVCMFVEIVTELTSNVAVANIILPVLAEMCVSLRIHPLYLMMPASLCCSFSFHLPVGTPPNAIATAAGHIKTRDIALAGIGPSVITLLVTTFAFSTWGTYIFNLTEFPDWAT
- the LOC126925251 gene encoding uncharacterized protein LOC126925251 isoform X2, with the protein product MPLVCAVPDCKSGSNCRKKYSLFKTPKNLELRKKWEKAIPGVTELKQRQLICEKHFKDKYIMKKFVQRDYCGNIISEIMRRPYLRKGAVPTIFSNLNASSIIEEKEHKLPSSSSINALEKELYPKVSNEIVVSISDTDLMKISSKDDSEMLVDEKYENDEFTHDKDSLILIINSNDGHFIEHNYALNNFSKTVDNACTDSIANTNALTDPSNVSIEYASEVAIDNTKMEVPKGWGVSEKVKRFTRYLLFTHTVTQIKNNVDVQMLEKYIILNCSDGTARYFVREKEINNENIPQFNLKIINTRMLVDAMTKFEKMHICEGLGSIDSNLLRQNDLCENISNRWRHSKCILLTKYKNCDYCKKLKRIIMQRRIDH
- the LOC126925251 gene encoding uncharacterized protein LOC126925251 isoform X1, whose protein sequence is MKKIMIKMPLVCAVPDCKSGSNCRKKYSLFKTPKNLELRKKWEKAIPGVTELKQRQLICEKHFKDKYIMKKFVQRDYCGNIISEIMRRPYLRKGAVPTIFSNLNASSIIEEKEHKLPSSSSINALEKELYPKVSNEIVVSISDTDLMKISSKDDSEMLVDEKYENDEFTHDKDSLILIINSNDGHFIEHNYALNNFSKTVDNACTDSIANTNALTDPSNVSIEYASEVAIDNTKMEVPKGWGVSEKVKRFTRYLLFTHTVTQIKNNVDVQMLEKYIILNCSDGTARYFVREKEINNENIPQFNLKIINTRMLVDAMTKFEKMHICEGLGSIDSNLLRQNDLCENISNRWRHSKCILLTKYKNCDYCKKLKRIIMQRRIDH
- the LOC126925251 gene encoding uncharacterized protein LOC126925251 isoform X3, translated to MRRPYLRKGAVPTIFSNLNASSIIEEKEHKLPSSSSINALEKELYPKVSNEIVVSISDTDLMKISSKDDSEMLVDEKYENDEFTHDKDSLILIINSNDGHFIEHNYALNNFSKTVDNACTDSIANTNALTDPSNVSIEYASEVAIDNTKMEVPKGWGVSEKVKRFTRYLLFTHTVTQIKNNVDVQMLEKYIILNCSDGTARYFVREKEINNENIPQFNLKIINTRMLVDAMTKFEKMHICEGLGSIDSNLLRQNDLCENISNRWRHSKCILLTKYKNCDYCKKLKRIIMQRRIDH